One window of the Montipora foliosa isolate CH-2021 chromosome 4, ASM3666993v2, whole genome shotgun sequence genome contains the following:
- the LOC138001252 gene encoding uncharacterized protein produces the protein MVSCVLQGQKVDALWDTGAQVCVMSKRWKEIHLPGELVRDVSELLEGEELNLQAANGTEISYDGWVEVNFQLSGGVEQSEPLKQKKPNTTTKAPLHNIVTSAPFELASIDFLHLEKIKGGYEYVLLIVGHFTRYAQAYATRNKTARTASEKIYNEFIPRFGFPARKHHDQGGEFEKTVSPP, from the coding sequence ATGGTAAGCTGTGTTCTACAAGGACAAAAGGTGGATGCCCTGTGGGATACTGGTGCTCAGGTCTGTGTCATGTCAAAGCGCTGGAAAGAGATCCACCTACCCGGTGAACTAGTAAGAGACGTTAGTGAATTACTGGAGGGGGAGGAACTGAATCTTCAGGCTGCGAATGGTACAGAAATCTCATATGATGGTTGGGTTGAGGTGAACTTTCAGCTGTCTGGGGGTGTTGAACAATCAGAACCAttgaaacagaagaaaccaaacACGACTACCAAGGCACCGTTGCACAATATAGTGACATCAGCTCCCTTTGAACTTGCATCTATTGATTTCCTTCATCTGGAAAAGATTAAGGGTGGATATGAATATGTATTGCTGATTGTTGGTCATTTCACTAGATATGCACAAGCTTATGCGACACGCAACAAGACTGCCCGCACCGCTTCTGAGAAGATATACAATGAGTTTATCCCTAGATTTGGTTTCCCGGCACGTAAACATCACGACCAGGGTGGAGAGTTCGAAAAAACTGTTTCACCACCTTGA